The following proteins are co-located in the Paraburkholderia phytofirmans PsJN genome:
- a CDS encoding gamma-glutamylcyclotransferase: MSTSSPEADTRTPCPDYPPALGESRLLTDEELRASLECTLRDWDRKSDLWLFGYGSLIWNPGLPTVEATRSKVHGYHRGLYLWSRVNRGTPEQPGLVLALDRGGSCTGIAFRLAAEGSMPHLEALWRREMAMGSYRPAWLPCVLADGRRVDALAFVMRRDVPSYTGKLRDDIVKTVFGCASGRYGTTLDYVSRTVHALRESGMPDRALEALLERCREESREESREASREASREASVKAGQKADQK, from the coding sequence GTGAGCACCTCTTCTCCTGAAGCCGACACCCGAACGCCCTGCCCGGACTATCCGCCGGCGCTCGGCGAATCCCGGCTGCTGACGGACGAGGAATTGCGCGCATCGCTCGAATGCACGTTGCGCGACTGGGACCGCAAGAGCGACCTGTGGCTGTTCGGCTACGGCTCGCTGATCTGGAATCCCGGCCTGCCCACCGTCGAAGCCACCCGATCCAAGGTCCACGGCTATCACCGGGGGCTCTACCTGTGGTCGCGTGTAAATCGCGGCACGCCCGAACAGCCGGGCCTCGTGCTCGCGCTCGATCGCGGCGGTTCGTGCACCGGCATCGCATTCCGGCTCGCTGCCGAAGGCTCGATGCCGCATCTCGAAGCGCTCTGGCGCCGCGAAATGGCGATGGGTTCATACCGCCCGGCGTGGCTGCCGTGCGTGCTCGCCGACGGCCGGCGCGTCGACGCACTGGCCTTCGTCATGCGCCGCGACGTGCCGAGCTACACCGGCAAGTTGCGCGATGACATCGTCAAAACGGTGTTCGGCTGCGCGAGCGGGCGCTATGGCACCACGCTCGACTACGTTAGCCGGACAGTGCATGCGTTGCGTGAGAGCGGCATGCCCGACCGCGCACTCGAAGCGTTGCTCGAACGGTGCCGCGAGGAAAGCCGCGAGGAAAGCCGCGAAGCAAGCCGCGAAGCAAGCCGCGAAGCAAGCGTAAAAGCCGGCCAGAAAGCGGACCAGAAATAA
- the loiP gene encoding metalloprotease LoiP, with the protein MKSYRFAIAASACALFAACSNISNVDPSALIKSGQMATQAATLSDTDVRALTDKSCTQLDSENKIAAANSNYQKRLNKIAAQLGDNINGTPVNYKVYMTKDVNAWAMANGCVRVYSGLMDMMNDNEVRGVVGHEMGHVALGHTKKAMQVAYATSAARSVASSAGGVAGALSGSQLGDFSEKLINAQFSQTQESAADDYSFDLQKKKNLDPSGLVTAFNKLAALDGGKSSMLSSHPASPARAQHIQQRIASNQ; encoded by the coding sequence ATGAAATCGTACCGCTTTGCCATTGCCGCTTCCGCCTGCGCCTTATTTGCAGCGTGCTCGAATATCAGCAACGTCGATCCGTCCGCGCTGATCAAATCCGGCCAGATGGCCACGCAGGCTGCCACGCTGAGCGACACCGACGTGCGTGCTCTGACCGACAAGTCGTGCACGCAACTGGACAGCGAAAACAAGATTGCCGCCGCGAACAGCAATTATCAGAAGCGCCTGAACAAGATCGCCGCGCAACTGGGCGACAACATCAACGGCACGCCGGTGAACTACAAGGTGTACATGACCAAGGACGTCAACGCGTGGGCCATGGCGAACGGCTGCGTGCGCGTCTACAGCGGTCTCATGGACATGATGAACGACAACGAAGTGCGCGGCGTGGTCGGCCATGAAATGGGCCACGTGGCGCTCGGCCACACGAAGAAGGCGATGCAGGTCGCGTATGCGACTTCGGCGGCGCGCTCGGTGGCGTCGTCGGCGGGTGGTGTGGCGGGCGCGCTGTCCGGTTCGCAACTCGGTGACTTTTCCGAGAAGCTGATTAACGCGCAATTCTCGCAAACCCAGGAAAGCGCAGCGGACGATTATTCGTTCGACTTGCAGAAAAAGAAAAATCTCGATCCGTCGGGATTGGTGACGGCGTTCAACAAGCTCGCCGCATTGGATGGCGGTAAATCGAGTATGTTGAGTTCGCATCCGGCGTCGCCGGCGCGGGCGCAGCATATTCAGCAGCGTATTGCTTCGAACCAGTAA
- a CDS encoding UbiH/UbiF/VisC/COQ6 family ubiquinone biosynthesis hydroxylase, whose translation MNDVSQSTVILKPAKAGPPFDFDVTIVGAGPVGLALAGWLARRSATRELKIALVDAREPEDSIADPRAIAVSHGSRMILEPLRWPADATAIQRIHVSQRGHFGRTLIDHGEHGLPALGYVLRYGSIVHGLAEAVHATSVHWFRSTSAAAPTQELDGVTLPIETAGVTRHLRTRILVNAEGGLFGDQKSAKRAGKRAGKDANMSADEQVGREDGDRIDSRAANIAAESADRRSGHDASASRRAGRGAVEPGSRDYGQTALVGTVTVSAPQPHVAWERFTSQGPIALLPMGGVRGADYALVWCCAPEEAARRAQLSDEDFLRELGAAFGDRMGRFTHIKGRASFPLGLNAAETLVNGHIVAIGNAAQTLHPVAGQGLNLGLRDAHALADALSAEGPTPLALATFAQRRALDRRMTIGATDTLARLFTIDFAPLAVVRGLALTALEFLPPVKTALARQMMFGQRR comes from the coding sequence ATGAACGATGTTTCCCAGTCGACGGTGATCCTGAAGCCCGCCAAAGCCGGCCCGCCCTTCGATTTCGACGTGACGATCGTCGGCGCCGGTCCGGTCGGGCTGGCGCTGGCCGGCTGGCTGGCGCGCCGCAGCGCGACGCGCGAGTTGAAGATCGCGCTCGTCGACGCGCGCGAGCCGGAAGATTCGATCGCCGATCCGCGCGCCATCGCCGTGTCGCACGGCAGCCGGATGATCCTGGAGCCACTGCGCTGGCCTGCCGACGCCACCGCGATCCAGCGTATTCATGTCTCGCAGCGCGGCCACTTCGGCCGCACGCTGATCGATCACGGCGAGCACGGCTTGCCGGCGCTCGGTTACGTGCTGCGCTACGGTTCGATCGTGCATGGTCTCGCCGAGGCGGTGCACGCGACCTCGGTGCATTGGTTCCGCTCCACTTCGGCTGCGGCGCCGACGCAGGAACTCGACGGCGTCACGTTGCCGATCGAAACCGCGGGCGTCACGCGTCACTTGCGCACGCGCATTCTGGTGAATGCAGAAGGCGGGCTGTTCGGCGATCAGAAGTCTGCTAAACGCGCGGGAAAACGCGCCGGTAAGGACGCCAACATGAGTGCGGACGAGCAAGTCGGCCGCGAGGACGGCGACAGAATCGACAGCAGAGCCGCGAATATCGCGGCGGAAAGCGCAGATCGGCGCAGCGGCCACGACGCCTCGGCCTCACGGCGCGCCGGCCGAGGCGCCGTCGAACCCGGCTCGCGCGACTATGGACAAACCGCGCTGGTCGGCACAGTGACGGTATCCGCGCCGCAACCGCACGTGGCGTGGGAGCGCTTCACGTCGCAAGGGCCGATCGCACTGCTGCCGATGGGCGGCGTGCGCGGCGCCGACTACGCGCTGGTCTGGTGCTGCGCGCCCGAAGAAGCCGCGCGCCGCGCACAACTCTCCGACGAAGACTTCCTGCGCGAGCTCGGCGCCGCATTCGGCGACCGCATGGGCCGCTTCACGCACATCAAGGGACGCGCGTCGTTCCCGTTGGGGCTGAACGCTGCGGAAACGCTCGTGAATGGCCACATCGTCGCGATCGGCAACGCGGCGCAGACGCTGCATCCGGTCGCGGGCCAAGGTCTGAATCTGGGTCTGCGCGACGCGCACGCGCTCGCCGACGCCCTGTCAGCGGAAGGTCCGACACCGCTCGCGCTGGCCACCTTCGCGCAACGTCGCGCGCTCGACCGGCGCATGACGATCGGCGCCACCGACACGCTCGCGCGTCTGTTCACCATCGACTTCGCGCCGCTCGCCGTCGTGCGTGGCCTCGCTCTTACCGCGCTCGAATTCCTGCCGCCGGTAAAAACCGCGCTGGCACGGCAAATGATGTTCGGACAGCGCCGCTAG
- a CDS encoding Fis family transcriptional regulator, protein MSKNNIEQSVRDSLGMYFQDLDGSNPHDVYDMVISCVEKPLLEVVLEQAGGNQSLAAEYLGINRNTLRKKLQQHGLL, encoded by the coding sequence ATGAGCAAGAACAATATCGAACAATCTGTCCGCGACAGCCTGGGAATGTATTTCCAGGATCTCGACGGCTCGAATCCGCACGACGTCTACGACATGGTGATTTCCTGCGTAGAAAAACCTCTGCTCGAAGTGGTGCTCGAGCAGGCCGGCGGCAACCAGTCGCTGGCCGCCGAGTATCTCGGCATCAACCGCAATACGCTGCGCAAGAAACTGCAACAGCACGGTTTGCTGTAG
- the dusB gene encoding tRNA dihydrouridine synthase DusB, with protein MPTLGSHNLRNNLFVAPMAGVTDRPFRQLCKRLGAGYAVSEMVASNAQLWKSEKTMRRANHAGEVEPIAVQIAGADPAMMAEAARYNVANGAQIIDINMGCPAKKVCNVAAGSALLQNEPLVQRIVEAVVGAVGVGPDAVPVTLKIRTGWNRENKNALNVARLAESAGISMLTVHGRTRADLYHGDAEYETIAAVKAAVRIPVVANGDITSPHKAREVLAATGADAIMIGRAAQGRPWLFREIEYFLQTGELLPPPRIDEIQQVMNEHLEDHYAFYGEFTGVRTARKHIGWYTRGLSGANVFRHRMNTLDTTREQLLAVNEFFDAQKAISDRLVYVDETLSENGEPDQTDRLAA; from the coding sequence ATGCCCACTCTCGGCTCCCACAATCTGCGTAATAACCTGTTCGTCGCGCCTATGGCCGGCGTGACCGACCGGCCGTTCCGGCAACTGTGCAAACGGCTGGGCGCGGGCTATGCGGTGTCGGAAATGGTCGCCTCGAACGCGCAGTTGTGGAAAAGCGAGAAGACCATGCGCCGTGCCAACCACGCGGGCGAGGTCGAGCCGATCGCCGTGCAGATCGCCGGCGCCGATCCGGCCATGATGGCCGAAGCGGCTCGCTACAACGTGGCGAACGGCGCGCAGATCATCGACATCAACATGGGCTGCCCGGCCAAGAAGGTATGCAACGTGGCGGCGGGTTCGGCTTTGCTGCAGAACGAGCCGCTGGTGCAACGCATTGTCGAGGCCGTGGTGGGCGCCGTGGGCGTCGGGCCCGACGCGGTGCCCGTCACGCTGAAGATCCGCACCGGCTGGAATCGCGAGAACAAGAATGCGCTGAATGTCGCGCGTCTGGCCGAATCGGCGGGCATTTCCATGCTGACCGTGCATGGCCGCACGCGTGCCGACCTGTATCACGGGGACGCCGAATACGAAACCATCGCCGCGGTGAAAGCCGCCGTGCGCATTCCCGTGGTCGCCAACGGCGACATTACCTCGCCGCACAAGGCGCGCGAGGTACTCGCCGCCACCGGCGCGGACGCCATCATGATCGGCCGCGCGGCGCAGGGGCGCCCATGGCTGTTTCGCGAGATCGAGTATTTCCTGCAAACGGGCGAGTTGCTGCCGCCGCCGCGGATCGACGAGATCCAGCAGGTGATGAACGAGCATCTGGAAGACCACTACGCGTTCTACGGGGAATTTACCGGTGTCCGCACTGCGCGTAAGCACATCGGCTGGTACACTCGCGGCCTTTCTGGCGCCAACGTGTTCCGGCATCGCATGAATACGCTAGACACCACGCGCGAACAACTCCTCGCCGTCAACGAATTCTTCGACGCCCAAAAGGCGATCTCAGACCGTCTCGTCTACGTCGACGAGACGCTCAGCGAAAACGGCGAGCCGGACCAAACCGACCGACTAGCAGCATGA
- a CDS encoding glutathione S-transferase C-terminal domain-containing protein, with protein sequence MMKLIGSLTSPFVRKARIVLADKKIDYELVPENVWAPDTHIHTFNPLGKVPCLVMEDGEAVFDSRVICEYVDTLSPVGKLIPQSGRERVEVRCWEALADGVLDAAVLIRLEVTQRAPEQRVDAWVARQQRKIDEALIAMGQGLGSKTWCAGNHYTLADIALGCALGYLDFRMPELNWREPYPNLDKHFQKLSLRQSFIDTVPSD encoded by the coding sequence ATGATGAAACTCATCGGTTCGCTCACCAGCCCCTTCGTGCGTAAAGCGCGGATCGTGCTGGCGGACAAGAAGATCGACTACGAACTGGTGCCCGAGAATGTCTGGGCGCCGGATACCCACATTCACACTTTCAATCCGCTCGGCAAGGTGCCGTGCCTCGTGATGGAAGATGGCGAAGCGGTGTTCGACTCGCGGGTGATCTGTGAATACGTGGATACGCTTTCGCCGGTCGGCAAGCTGATTCCGCAGTCGGGACGCGAGCGCGTCGAGGTTCGCTGCTGGGAAGCGCTCGCCGACGGCGTGCTGGACGCGGCAGTGCTGATTCGCCTCGAAGTCACGCAGCGCGCGCCGGAGCAGCGCGTGGACGCGTGGGTGGCGCGCCAGCAACGCAAGATCGACGAAGCCCTGATCGCGATGGGGCAGGGACTGGGCAGCAAGACGTGGTGCGCGGGCAATCACTACACGCTTGCCGATATCGCGCTGGGTTGTGCATTGGGTTATCTGGATTTCCGCATGCCGGAATTGAACTGGCGCGAGCCGTATCCGAATCTGGACAAACATTTCCAGAAGCTCTCGCTGCGTCAGTCGTTCATCGATACGGTGCCGTCAGACTGA
- the ybeY gene encoding rRNA maturation RNase YbeY — translation MSRAPKLTLNLQFPAARSWPEHKALLPRATVAGWIKAALFADGELTVRFVDADEGRTLNRTYRGKDYSTNVLTFAYAESEDDPVTGDLILCCPVVEKEAAEQGKPLIAHYAHLLVHGTLHAQGYDHEVEEEAEEMEAIETEILAKLGFPDPYQ, via the coding sequence ATGAGCCGCGCCCCGAAACTGACGTTGAATCTGCAATTCCCCGCCGCCAGGAGCTGGCCGGAACACAAGGCGCTGCTGCCGCGCGCCACCGTGGCCGGCTGGATCAAGGCGGCGCTCTTCGCGGACGGCGAACTGACCGTGCGTTTCGTCGATGCCGATGAAGGCCGCACGCTGAACCGCACCTATCGCGGCAAGGATTATTCGACCAATGTGCTGACCTTCGCCTACGCCGAATCGGAAGACGATCCGGTGACGGGCGACCTGATCCTGTGCTGTCCGGTGGTCGAGAAGGAAGCCGCCGAACAGGGCAAGCCGCTCATCGCGCACTACGCGCATCTGCTCGTCCACGGCACACTCCACGCCCAAGGCTACGACCACGAAGTCGAGGAAGAAGCCGAGGAAATGGAAGCAATCGAAACGGAAATCCTGGCCAAGCTCGGCTTTCCCGACCCTTATCAGTAG
- a CDS encoding PhoH family protein: MKTTQQHLEFTAPREDNARLANLCGPLDENLRQIEQALDVTLQRRGHRITIRGRGAKLALTALEKFYDNSQKPLSVDDIQLALVEVRQPARHRANGNGHGTQALDPRFPGNPDHPFDQPADAGDDDLEELGPKLYTRRADLRGRTPAQREYLKQIISHDVTFGIGPAGTGKTYLAVACAVDALERDQVKRIVLTRPAVEAGERLGFLPGDLAQKVDPYLRPLYDALYDLLGFDKTAKMFERQMIEIAPLAYMRGRTLNHAFIILDEAQNTTPEQMKMFLTRIGFGSKAVVTGDTTQVDLPRGHKSGLIEAQQVLADVRGIALTRFTSADVVRHPLVARIVEAYDAHSQKTASPADSR; the protein is encoded by the coding sequence TTGAAGACCACTCAGCAGCATCTGGAATTCACCGCACCGCGCGAAGACAACGCGCGGCTCGCCAACCTCTGCGGCCCGCTCGACGAGAATCTGCGCCAGATCGAGCAGGCGCTCGATGTAACGCTGCAACGCCGTGGCCACCGCATCACGATTCGCGGGCGCGGCGCGAAACTCGCGCTCACCGCGCTCGAGAAGTTCTACGACAACTCACAGAAGCCACTGTCGGTCGACGACATCCAGCTCGCGCTCGTTGAAGTGCGTCAGCCGGCACGGCATCGCGCGAACGGCAACGGCCATGGCACTCAAGCGCTGGATCCGCGCTTCCCCGGCAATCCGGACCACCCGTTCGACCAGCCCGCCGACGCCGGCGACGACGACCTCGAAGAACTCGGCCCGAAGCTGTACACGCGCCGCGCGGATCTGCGCGGCCGTACGCCGGCGCAGCGCGAGTATCTGAAGCAGATCATCTCGCACGACGTGACCTTCGGCATCGGTCCGGCCGGCACCGGCAAGACCTATCTCGCGGTCGCTTGCGCGGTAGACGCGCTCGAGCGCGACCAGGTCAAGCGCATCGTGCTGACGCGTCCTGCGGTCGAAGCAGGCGAGCGTCTCGGCTTCTTGCCGGGCGATCTGGCGCAAAAGGTCGATCCGTATTTGCGTCCTTTGTACGACGCGCTGTATGACCTGCTCGGCTTCGACAAGACCGCCAAGATGTTCGAGCGGCAGATGATCGAAATCGCGCCGCTCGCGTACATGCGCGGCCGCACGCTGAACCACGCGTTCATCATCCTCGACGAGGCGCAGAACACCACGCCCGAACAGATGAAAATGTTCCTCACGCGGATCGGTTTCGGCTCGAAGGCGGTGGTAACCGGCGACACGACCCAGGTCGACTTGCCGCGCGGCCACAAGAGCGGGCTGATCGAAGCGCAGCAGGTGCTGGCCGACGTGCGCGGCATCGCGCTTACGCGCTTTACCAGCGCTGACGTGGTGCGGCATCCGCTGGTCGCGCGAATTGTGGAGGCGTACGATGCGCATTCGCAGAAAACCGCCAGTCCGGCGGATTCGCGCTAA
- a CDS encoding HlyC/CorC family transporter — translation MNDTYPSRRQLDKPQEKRSLLERLTDFISPEPDSRAELLEILQDAHERNLIDADSLSMIEGVFQVSELSARDIMVPRAQMDAINIADNPAEFIPYVLEKAHSRYPVYEGNRDNIIGVLLAKDLLRYYAEEEFDVRGMLRPAVFIPESKRLNVLLHDFRVNRNHLAVVVDEYGGVAGLITIEDVLEQIVGDIEDEYDFDEESGNIIASPDGRFRVRALTEIEQFNEAFGTHYSDDEVDTIGGLVTHHFGRVPHRGEKVRLDDLIFEILRGDARQIHMLLVRRDPLAGQREREAQHVQT, via the coding sequence ATGAACGACACGTATCCCAGTCGACGCCAACTCGACAAACCGCAGGAAAAGCGCTCACTCCTCGAGCGTCTGACCGACTTCATCTCGCCCGAGCCCGACTCGCGCGCCGAACTTCTGGAAATTCTGCAGGACGCGCACGAGCGCAACCTGATCGACGCCGACTCGCTGTCGATGATCGAAGGCGTGTTCCAGGTGTCCGAACTCAGCGCGCGCGACATCATGGTGCCGCGGGCGCAAATGGACGCGATCAATATCGCGGACAATCCCGCCGAATTCATCCCGTACGTGCTGGAAAAAGCGCACTCGCGCTATCCGGTCTACGAGGGCAATCGCGACAACATCATCGGCGTGCTGCTGGCCAAAGACCTGCTGCGCTACTACGCCGAAGAAGAATTCGACGTGCGCGGCATGCTGCGCCCCGCCGTGTTCATCCCCGAATCGAAGCGCCTGAACGTGCTGCTGCACGACTTCCGTGTGAATCGCAATCACCTCGCGGTGGTGGTCGACGAATACGGCGGCGTGGCCGGCCTGATCACGATCGAAGACGTGCTGGAACAGATCGTCGGCGACATTGAAGACGAATACGATTTCGACGAGGAAAGCGGCAATATCATCGCCTCGCCGGACGGACGTTTCCGCGTGCGCGCGCTGACCGAAATCGAACAGTTCAACGAGGCCTTCGGCACGCACTATTCGGACGACGAAGTCGACACGATCGGCGGGCTCGTCACGCATCACTTCGGACGGGTGCCGCATCGTGGCGAAAAAGTCCGCCTCGACGATCTGATCTTCGAGATTCTGCGCGGCGATGCCCGCCAGATTCACATGCTGCTGGTGCGCCGCGATCCGCTCGCGGGCCAGCGCGAGCGCGAAGCGCAGCACGTGCAGACCTGA
- a CDS encoding aminopeptidase P N-terminal domain-containing protein, which translates to MNQPTEPTIAIDVYRTRRERVLAALRAAGGGVAIVPTAPEALRNRDADYPYRHDSYFYYLTGFTEPEALLVLDASAAPGEPASVLFCREKNVERETWEGFRFGPDGAREAFGFDAAFAVAEIDVQLPRLLADKPSLHYALGASAQLDERVRGWLDAVRAQSRGGVAAPATARDLIPLLDEMRLIKDDHELAIMRRAGQISAQAHRRAMAACHPGVREYELEAELLYTFRKFGAQAPAYTSIVAAGANACVLHYPAGNAIAQDGDLILIDAACELDGYASDITRTFPASGRFTPAQRELYDIVLAAQQAAIDATRAGATFDDPHQAAVRVLSQGLLDTGIIERANFASVDDVIAERAYTPFYMHRTGHWLGMDVHDVGDYRERGAPRDEAGALPWRTLQTSMTLTIEPGLYIRPTEGVPERYWNIGIRIEDDAIVTPTGCELMTRDVPVAADEIEALMQEARAAHRGT; encoded by the coding sequence ATGAACCAGCCGACCGAACCCACCATCGCCATCGACGTCTACCGCACGCGCCGTGAGCGCGTACTCGCCGCGCTGCGGGCAGCGGGCGGCGGCGTCGCCATCGTTCCCACCGCGCCGGAAGCGCTACGCAACCGGGACGCCGATTATCCCTATCGGCACGACAGCTACTTCTATTACCTGACTGGTTTCACCGAGCCCGAGGCGCTGCTGGTGCTCGACGCCAGCGCCGCGCCCGGCGAACCGGCTTCGGTGCTGTTCTGCCGCGAGAAAAACGTCGAGCGCGAAACGTGGGAAGGTTTCCGCTTCGGCCCTGACGGCGCGCGCGAGGCCTTTGGTTTCGACGCCGCGTTCGCCGTCGCCGAAATCGATGTGCAACTGCCGCGCCTGCTCGCCGACAAGCCGTCGCTGCATTACGCGCTCGGCGCTTCGGCGCAACTGGACGAACGGGTGCGCGGCTGGCTCGACGCGGTGCGCGCCCAAAGCCGCGGCGGCGTCGCCGCGCCGGCGACCGCGCGCGACCTCATCCCGTTGCTCGACGAGATGCGGCTTATCAAGGACGATCACGAACTCGCCATCATGCGCCGGGCCGGGCAGATTTCCGCCCAGGCGCATCGTCGCGCCATGGCCGCTTGCCATCCGGGCGTGCGCGAGTACGAACTCGAAGCCGAACTGCTCTACACGTTCCGCAAGTTCGGCGCGCAGGCGCCGGCTTACACGTCGATCGTCGCGGCCGGCGCAAACGCCTGCGTGCTGCACTACCCGGCCGGCAACGCGATTGCCCAGGACGGCGACCTGATTCTGATCGACGCGGCCTGCGAACTCGACGGCTACGCGTCCGACATCACCCGCACCTTTCCCGCCAGCGGCCGCTTCACGCCGGCGCAGCGCGAGCTGTACGACATCGTGCTGGCCGCGCAGCAGGCCGCGATCGACGCCACCCGCGCCGGCGCCACCTTCGACGACCCGCATCAGGCCGCCGTGCGCGTGCTGTCGCAGGGCTTGCTCGACACCGGCATCATCGAGCGCGCGAATTTCGCCTCCGTCGACGACGTGATCGCGGAGCGCGCCTACACGCCCTTCTATATGCACCGCACCGGCCACTGGCTCGGCATGGACGTGCACGATGTCGGCGACTACCGCGAACGCGGCGCGCCGCGCGACGAAGCGGGCGCGCTGCCGTGGCGCACGCTGCAAACGTCGATGACGCTGACGATCGAGCCCGGCCTGTATATCCGGCCGACCGAAGGCGTCCCCGAGCGCTACTGGAACATCGGCATCCGCATCGAGGACGACGCGATAGTCACGCCGACCGGTTGCGAACTCATGACGCGCGACGTACCGGTCGCCGCCGACGAGATCGAGGCGCTGATGCAGGAAGCCCGCGCGGCACATCGCGGCACATGA
- the lnt gene encoding apolipoprotein N-acyltransferase, translating to MADPITSRSRRGVSASAAQQTRGRTLPRWHYLVALAAGAANTLSFAPTPHGGWLELAIFAFFFAWLTRSTGWKSAALTGGAFGFGNFVTGVWWLYVSMHFYGGMAAPLAGAAVVLFSLYLAIYPALAAGVWSFCAGHARNGAAMDDDTPFSPTWHGALAFASAWAIGEWLRGTVFTGFPWLASGYAQVDGPFAGFAPVAGVYGVGWMLALVAALIVQAVLALLSSRKAARNGGVDLSNSGKSARNGSDRNTATKPGLARVAVPAIIALALIAAGLLLPLVQWTVPANAPLTVRLLQGNVKQEMKFEESGMRAAIDQFQQMITSKPADLIVTPETAIPVLAQQLPAPFASAVRNFSDSTGSAILFGAIGGTITPEGQVIDYTNSLFGVTPGTRDVYRYDKHHLVPFGEFVPWGFRWFVNLMSIPLGDFFRGAPVQKPFMVHNQPVAVDICYEDIFGEEIARTIRESATPAGVLVNSTNLAWFGDTIALDQHLQIARMRSLETGRPMLRATNTGMTAAIDAHGKVIGRLTPYTIGSLDVTVQGTTGNTPYITSGNNTVLAVSLLLLAFGFAFGPGITRRRNGKQ from the coding sequence ATGGCCGACCCGATAACTTCCCGTTCGCGCCGCGGCGTGAGCGCTTCTGCCGCCCAGCAAACGCGCGGTCGCACGCTGCCGCGCTGGCATTACCTCGTCGCGCTGGCGGCGGGCGCGGCCAATACGCTCTCGTTCGCGCCGACGCCGCACGGCGGCTGGCTCGAACTCGCGATCTTCGCGTTCTTCTTCGCGTGGCTCACACGCAGCACCGGCTGGAAAAGCGCGGCGCTGACGGGCGGCGCGTTCGGCTTCGGTAATTTCGTGACCGGCGTGTGGTGGCTCTACGTCAGCATGCATTTCTACGGCGGCATGGCGGCGCCGCTCGCCGGCGCCGCCGTCGTGCTGTTCTCGCTGTATCTGGCGATTTATCCCGCGCTGGCAGCCGGCGTCTGGTCGTTCTGCGCGGGTCACGCGCGCAACGGCGCGGCCATGGACGACGACACGCCGTTCTCGCCGACCTGGCACGGCGCGCTGGCGTTCGCAAGCGCGTGGGCGATCGGCGAATGGTTGCGCGGCACCGTGTTCACAGGCTTTCCGTGGCTGGCGAGCGGTTACGCGCAAGTGGACGGTCCGTTCGCCGGCTTTGCGCCGGTGGCGGGCGTGTACGGCGTCGGCTGGATGCTGGCGCTGGTGGCCGCGCTGATCGTGCAGGCGGTGCTGGCGCTGCTCTCTTCGCGCAAAGCGGCCCGTAATGGCGGCGTCGACCTCAGCAACAGCGGCAAGAGCGCCAGAAACGGCAGCGACCGCAACACCGCCACGAAACCCGGCTTGGCGCGGGTAGCCGTGCCGGCCATCATCGCGTTGGCGCTGATCGCCGCCGGCCTGCTGCTGCCGCTCGTGCAATGGACCGTGCCGGCCAACGCGCCGCTGACCGTGCGTCTGCTGCAAGGCAATGTCAAACAGGAAATGAAGTTCGAGGAATCCGGCATGCGCGCCGCGATCGATCAGTTTCAGCAGATGATCACCTCGAAGCCGGCCGATCTGATCGTCACGCCAGAAACCGCCATCCCCGTGCTCGCGCAGCAATTGCCGGCGCCGTTCGCCTCGGCGGTGCGCAACTTCTCGGACTCGACCGGCAGCGCGATCCTGTTCGGCGCGATCGGCGGCACGATCACGCCTGAGGGCCAGGTGATCGACTATACGAACAGCCTGTTCGGTGTCACGCCCGGCACACGCGACGTGTATCGCTACGACAAGCATCACCTCGTGCCGTTCGGCGAATTCGTGCCGTGGGGCTTCCGCTGGTTCGTCAATCTGATGAGCATTCCGCTCGGCGATTTCTTCCGTGGCGCGCCGGTGCAGAAGCCATTCATGGTGCACAACCAGCCGGTCGCCGTCGACATCTGCTACGAAGACATCTTCGGCGAAGAGATCGCGCGGACCATCCGCGAAAGCGCAACACCCGCCGGCGTGCTGGTCAACTCGACCAATCTCGCGTGGTTCGGCGACACGATCGCACTCGACCAGCATTTGCAGATCGCGCGCATGCGCTCGCTGGAAACCGGCCGCCCGATGCTGCGCGCGACCAACACCGGCATGACCGCCGCGATCGACGCACATGGCAAGGTGATCGGGCGCCTGACGCCGTACACGATCGGCTCGCTCGATGTCACCGTGCAAGGCACTACGGGCAACACGCCTTACATCACGAGCGGCAATAACACCGTGCTGGCGGTTTCGTTACTGCTGCTGGCATTCGGCTTTGCGTTCGGACCGGGCATTACGCGGCGCCGCAACGGCAAACAATAA